The DNA window ctgtccctcccctgtcccctgacCTCCAGTGACacgctgtcccctctgtgtcccctgtgtgtcccctcactgtcccctctgtccccgcaGCAGAAGAAGCGGAAGGCGCAGCCCCAGGACGCCCGCGGGGGCGGCAAGAAGTACAAGGAGTTCAAGTTCTAGATGTCAccgctgtcccctcgctgtcccctcgctgtcacctccctggcACCGCCCTCTGCCCACCACCGCAGGGCGCTGGTGCCACCCTGGGATCGGGGGATGTCACCCCTGCTGTCACCCGGGGCCGCGGTCCGGGTGTTGGGGACAGTGTGGTGgcactgtccttgtcccctgtccttgtccccagcgTTGTCCCCACCCCGTCCCCGttgttttgtaaataaaagGTGGCGTCCCCACCGAACCCTGGCTCTGCCTGGTGGCACCGAGGTCACCGTGACACCGAGGTCACCGTGACAACGAGGTCACCGTGACACAGAGGTCCCCGTGTCACCGAGGTCACCATAACAATGAGGTCACCGTGACAACGAGATCCCCATGTCACCGAGGTCACCATGACACCGAGATCCCCATGTCACTGAGGTCACCGTGACACCGAGGTCCCCGTGTCACCGAGGTCACCGTGTCACCAAGGTCACCGTGACGAGGTCACCGTGTCACCAAGGTCACCATGACAACGAGGTCACCGACACCGGGACGTGGCACTGAGGCCACCGTGTCACTAGGATGTGTCCCCAAGGTCGCCGTGTCCCTGGGACAGGTCCCCGATGTCACCGTGCCCCcctcagctgtccctgctgtccccaagccttgtccctgtccccgcccGTGCCGGGAGGGGCTCACAGGGggtggggacagaggacagTGGGCGGGGCCATCGGGGCCACCCAGGAtgtcccccggtgtcacccccgtGACCCCCCGGTGACCCCGCAATGTCCCCAAAGGGGCGTGGCCTCCTCCCCGCTCACCCAATCAGCGCCCAGGATCCCCCCCAGTGGGCGTGGCTTCCGCAGCGCTGGGCGTGGCCTCTCCTGACAGAGGGGCGTGGTCGCCGTTCCGCAGCGGGGTGGGCGGTGACCAATCAGCGCCGCGCGTGGGCGGGGCCGTGACTGGCGTTACCCAATCGGGTCCCGCGGTGCGTCGCGGCAGCCAATCAGGCGCGGGGGGCGtggccggcgcggcggcggcgatGGCGGAACGCggcgccccccgcgccccccccgggcccggagcccccccggggcccccccccgggcccccccgcgcccccccccgggcccggggctcccccgggacccccccccggGCCGGTGCACATGAACCTGTTCGCCACCTGGGAGGTGGATCGCAGCTCGCCCAGCTGCGTGCCCAggtgaggggtgggggggggcagggaccccctgggacccccccaatcatcgggaccccccccgggaccccccccggaATACCTAATCCCCGGGatccccccgggaccccccggttcccaggaccccccccccaagaCCCCTTCCCAattccccgggacccccccagacccccctagGACCCCCCaatccctgggacccccccagacccccccaatccccgggacccccccagacccccccaggaccccccaatcCCTTGgacccccccagaccctcccaggaccccccaatccccgggacccccccagacccccccaggaccccccaatccccgggacccccccagacccccccaggaccccccaatccctgggacccccccagacccccccaatccccgggacccccccagaccctcccaggaccccccaatccccgggacccccccagacccccccaggaccccccaatccctgggacccccccgggATCCATTGTGgggaggggggctgcagggcccctggggtccctgaggggctgggggcgtcttggggggggtcccgggggggtccaACCCTTGGGCTGCGCCTTTTTGGGGTGtagggggtcctggggggtcccgggggggttcAGATCTTGGGGCTGGCGTTTTTCTGGGGGGGGTCCTTTGGGGGTCTCGAGGGGTTTCATCCCTTGGGGTTTGGGACCCttttattttgggggggggggggtgtctGGGATGAGGACCCCCCCCCTCACCCCGGACCCCCCCAGGCTGTTCAGCCTCACCCTGCGGCGCCTCGTGCTGGTCCAGGAGGTGGCCAAAGACCTGGGCTCGGTGGTCATCGCGGTCAAGCTGCAggtgggggggtttgggggctccTGGAGGGGTCCTagaggggtctgggggtcctgggggggcttggggggtcTGGAGGAGTCTGGGGGGATCCTGGGGAGTCCTAGAagggtctggggggtcctgggaggggtttggggggtcctgaaagggtctggggggtcctgggggggtttggggtgtcctgggcagTGTCCTGGAGGAgtctgggggggtcctggaggaACTGGGGGGGTCGTgaaggggtctgggggggtcctggggggctcctggggggatcTGGAGGTGTCTGGGGGGTCGGAGGGGGTCCTGGGGTCCCCAAGTCTCTGGACTGGGCGCTGAGAATTCGAGGGGGGcgctgggggggtccctggaggggctggggggggtcGGTGGGGGGACCCCAGGGACCCTTGGGGGGTgcaaagttccttttttttggggggggggtcccagcgaatcccgggatttggggtccccgtGGGGGTCCCGCCGCTCCCCCCAGGGCTCCAAGCGGATCCTGCGCTCCAACGAGATCCCACTGCCCCCCGGGGGCCCCCCGAGACCGAGCTGCAGCTCACCTTCTCCCTGCAGGTAccggggacccctccccactCTGGAGACCCCCCTCCCCGGGGACAGCgacacccccagatccccccgcacccccccaaaactgcccccactccctgcccctgccccaggtGATGCTgcgaccccaaacccccctttCCACCCCAAAACTCACCCCCCCCGGGGTCAAACCCCCCTTTCTAGGGGTCAGTGACCCCCCCCAAAAGATCAGTGACCCCCCCCAGGCACCAGTGACCCCCCGTGTCTCTGACCCCCCCACCCAGGACtcgttcccccccccccaaacctgccccaggTGATGCTgtgaccccccccaaatcctcctgtTCCCCCCCAAACTCGCCCCCCCCCCGGGGTCAAACCCCCCCTTTCTAGGGGTCAGTGACCCCCCCACAATGACCAGTGCCCCCCCGCTCCGTGTCcatgccccccccccccagagatCGGTGACCCCCCCACCAGGATCAACGACCCCCTAAACCCCctccccaaacctgccccagctGATGCtgtgaccccccccaaaaccccctttttcaccccaaaattcgCCCCCCCCCCGGGGTCAAACCCCCCTTTTTTAGGGGTCAGTGACCCCCCCAAAAGATCAATGACCCCCCCAccgtgtccctgaccccccccagggctcattgcccccccccaaacctgccccagctGATGCTgtgacccccaaatcccccttttcccccccaaaactcGCCTCCCCCGGGGATCACTCGCCCCCCCCGGGGTGCGTGCCCCCCGCGGGTCCGTGACCCCCCCGTGGCCCCCCCCCGCAGTACGGGCACTTCCTGAAGCGGGACACGAACCGGCTGCCAGGTGATGCTGCAGCGCCGCAAGCGCTCCAAGCACCGCCCGTTCCTGGGCTACAAAACGCTGGCGGTGGGGCTGATCAACCTGGCCGAggtggggggcacggggggggcacggggagggggcttgggggggtcctgcaggggtttgggggggtcccggggggtttgggggggtcacaGAGCTCCgggagagctccaggagggcACCCCCGGGGCTGTGAGTGTGGGGCAGAGAGGGGCCGGGGGtatgggggaatttggggggtctcagggggtgtcctggaagggttttggggggtcctaggggggtcccggggggttttggggggtcacAGAGCTCCgggagagctccaggagggcacccctggggctgtgagtgtggggcagagaggggtgggggggtttgggggggtcaaAGGGGGTGTCCtggaagggttttggggggggtcctaGGGGGATcccgggggtttgggggggtcacagagctcaggagagctACAGGAGGGCACCCCCGGGGCTGTGAGTGTGGGGCAGAGAGGGGGTcgggggtttgggggaatttggggggtctcaggggatgtcctggaagggttttggggggtcctaggggggtcccggggggtttgggggggtcacaGAGCTCCGCGAGAGGCTCACGGGGGAACCCCGGGGCTGTGAGTGTggtggggggaatttggggggggggtctcagggggttGGGGAGGTCCTGGGTGGGTTGGGGGGGCCTGCAGGGGTCCCGAGGGGGTCCCGGgtggtttgggggtgtcccagAGCCCCAGGAGGACACCCCGGGGGCTGTGTggtggggggttttggggggtttgggggggtctcgggggggctggggggtcccggggggggggtcctggaggggttttggggggcctGGGGGGGGATCCCGGGGGGTTCAGGAGGGTCACAGCCCCGGGAGAGGCTCACGGGGGAGCCCCGGGGGATGTGGAGTTTGGTGGGGGAGaatttgggggggtgggggtctcagggggctggaggggttttggggggggtccttgtgggggtcccagggggttcgggggggggtcccagagcCCCGGGAGGGCACCCCGAGGGCTGTGAGAGTGGGGCGGAGAGGAGtggggggtttaggggggtcCTGGCGGGGTCTTGGATGGATCTGGGGGGGGCCCTGGGGGGGTCTCAGTGTGCCCCCCCCTCCATTTCGGGGTGCTGCAACCCCCAGCCGGGGGGGGCTGGGTGCATTGGGGTGCCCCATGAAAGGACCGAGGTGCCCTATAGAGGGGTTTGGGTGCCCGCTTTGGGGGTTTAGGTGCCccgggggtggggtgggggggtctcaggggtgccccccacccccattttcggtgccccccccccccccccaggtgctgcagctgcccagcGAGGGGGGGGGGATGCCTTGGAGTGCCCCGTAGAGAGGTTTGGGTGCCCGCTTTGGGGGCTTAGGCACCCATGGAAGGATTTAGGTGCCCCGGGGCTGgtgggggggtctcaggggtgccccccacccccattttcggtgcccccccccccccaggtgctgcagctgcccagcGAGGCCGGCCAGGCCCTGGTGCTGCACCGGGCGCTGACGGAGCCGCTGCCCGTGGCCGAGGTCGGGGTGGTCGCGCTCTCGAGCCAGCCCGTGGAGCCCGAGGGCAAAGCCAAGGGAGCGGGTGggcaccgggggcaccggggggcaccgggggctggggggcaccgggggctggggggcaccgggggggcACGGGGCGTTGGGACGGTTATGGGCCATGGGGGTCTCGGGGGGCACGGGGTGGGTACGGGGGTGGGGGGCGCCCAGAGGGGTCCCCCgtgggtgctgggggggcacagggtgggctcagggggctggggggggcactgggattgCGAggtgcccccccccccacccatGGGTGCCACCCCTCCCCCCATTCAtcccccccccgccccgagTTTTTCCCGTTTCTTCCCCTTCTATTCTGCTTTTTTCGgggttttctgcttttcttctggcCGCCCCCCGGTTTTCTCTCCCCCGCCCCCATTTTTTGCGccccctccccattttcccacccCACCTTTGGGTGCGCCCACCCCCCTCATTTTTGTGTCCCCCCCCGCCCAAGACCGCTCCCCGGACCTGGACCAGGACTcggaggaggatgaggagagtTTCTCCTCGGAGCCCGAAGGCAGCGATGACGCTCTGCCGGGCCAGGTGcgacccccaccccaaattccaaaccccatccccccccccagcacccaggggtgccccccgccccccctgaccccccccccccgcccccccagGACCTGTtcgatgaggaggaggagctgcccaAGGGGAAGAAGCCGAGGAGGAAGGGCCCGGGGGGCGCCAGGGTGAGGAGGGGGCGAGGGGGGGGAGGGGTccagggtgggggagggggggcggggtcaggggcacctggggggtgctggggggaggTCCCAGTGAGGTCTGAGGGGTCCCCcatgggtgggggaggggactTGGGGGGTGGGGTCCCatgggtgggggaggggtcccagtGGATTTGGGAGtacctgggggaggggaggtgggggaggggctccAGCGGGAGTTGGGtcatcctgggggggtcccgggggggttttggggtcccgggggggttttggggtcctggggggtcctgggagcttttggggtcccgggggggttttggggtcccggggggttttggggtcctgggagcttttggggtcccggggggttttggggtcccggggggttttggggggtcccgggtgtccctgaccctccccgccccccccagcaccccaacATCAAACAGAAATTTGTGGCGCTGCTGAAACGATTCCGGGTGTCCGAGGAGGTACCGGGGAcaggggggggacacgggggggacacaggATGACAACGCCAGCGGGgtgccacagggctgggggggctggcACGGGGACccaggggtggccctgggggtgacaggggtgtgccagtgtccccagggcggtgacaggggtgtccccaaggggggGACAATGATATTGAGGTGTGCCcggggaggtgacagtgacactgggggtgtccccaaggaggtgacagtgccactggggtgtccccaaggaggtGACAATGACACTGGGGATGTCCCCaaggaggtgacagtgccaccaggtgtccccagggaggtgacagtgacactgggggtgtccccaaggaggtgacagtgccaccagGTGTCCCcggggaggtgacagtgacactggggtgtccctggggaggtgacagtgacactggggtgtccccagggatgtgacagtgacactgggggtgtccccggggaggtgacagtgacactggggggaTCCCcggggaggtgacagtgacactgggggtgtccctggggaggtgacagtgacactggaggtgtccctggggaggtgacagtgccactggggtgtccccagggtggctTTGGCCTGGATCACGTGTCACcaggggggtgacagtgccaccgGGATGTCCCCTgaggaggtgacagtgacaccagggtgtccccggggatgtgacagtgacactgggggtgtccccggggatgtgacagtgacactggggggtccctggggaggtgacagtgccaccggggtgtccctggggaggtgacagtgacactgggggtgtccctggggaggtgacagtgacactgggggtgtccccggggaggtgacagtgacactggaggtgtccccaaggagggtgacagtgacactggggtgtccccagggtggctTTGGCCTGGATCACGTGTCACCAGGGGGGGTGACAATGCCACCGGGATGTCCcctggggaggtgacagtgacaccagGGTGTCCCTgaggaggtgacagtgacaccaggatgtccccaaggaggtgacagtgacaccaagggtgtccctggggaggtgacagtgccaccggggtgtccctggggaggtgacagtgccaccgggtgtccccagggtggctTTGGCCTGGACCACGTGTCCCCGGCGCGGATGCGGGCGGTGGCCGAGGACCTGGACGAGCTCTACGACTCCCTGGAGATTTTCAACCCCAGCGACAGCGGCGCCGACCTGGACGACACCGACAGCGTcctgagcaccccaaaaccgcGGCTCAGGTCAGGGGCACCCCGAAACCGGCCTGAGCACCCCAAACACcccctgagcaccccaaaacctcccccctgtccccccccagGCCGTTCTTTGAGGGTCTCTCCCAGTCGAGCTCCCAGACCGAGATGGGCAGCGAGGGCCCCGCCCCGGTCAGTGCcagactgggagcactgggagggactggggggcactgggggggtactggggggcactgggggggtaCTGGGGGGGCATTGAGGGCACTGGgcgggcactgggagcactgggggggcattgagggcactgggagggcactgggagagactgggagggactgggggggcactgggagggactggggggcactggggggtactgggggggggactgggagcactgggggtgtcactggggttTTCAGGGGGACTC is part of the Anomalospiza imberbis isolate Cuckoo-Finch-1a 21T00152 unplaced genomic scaffold, ASM3175350v1 scaffold_1216, whole genome shotgun sequence genome and encodes:
- the LOC137465961 gene encoding LOW QUALITY PROTEIN: phosphofurin acidic cluster sorting protein 1-like (The sequence of the model RefSeq protein was modified relative to this genomic sequence to represent the inferred CDS: inserted 1 base in 1 codon; deleted 1 base in 1 codon), with protein sequence MCPQANQARGAWPARRRRWRNAAPPAPPPGPEPPRGPPPGPPAPPPGPGAPPGPPPGPVHMNLFATWEVDRSSPSCVPRLFSLTLRRLVLVQEVAKDLGSVVIAVKLQGSKRILRSNEIPLPPGGXPETELQLTFSLQYGHFLKRDTNRLQVMLQRRKRSKHRPFLGYKTLAVGLINLAEVLQLPSEAGQALVLHRALTEPLPVAEVGVVALSSQPVEPEGKAKGADRSPDLDQDSEEDEESFSSEPEGSDDALPGQDLFDEEEELPKGKKPRRKGPGGARHPNIKQKFVALLKRFRVSEEGGFGLDHVSPARMRAVAEDLDELYDSLEIFNPSDSGADLDDTDSVLSTPKPRLRPFFEGLSQSSSQTEMGSEGPAPAEPGPRSGRRAPEEGPDPEGLDPRGDPEPPAEPGGGPEKLKTPLKGSKGEAASPR